The window aaattttaattatattcttaatgatgaattagaggataaaaatgtaattatgCATAGTGTAAACACAAACAAAATCCTCTATTCATGAGTTCATAACCTcttttagtgtaaaaatacgatagatattataaaagaaattttattgatattgttAACTTGCGAcagaggaacgccacaaatgataaaaaaaaaaaaagggattaaTTAAATCCTACAATAGTAAAGCCTTCTAAAATTATAACCATTCTAAAATGATTAAGACCATACAAAGCAGTAGCCatatagaaaaataagtattattctAACTAAATAACAAAATCTAATGTCAAAATTTGATGCCAATTATAAGcctgattgttttttttttttttattccataaGAGGTATGTtatcttcaattttattgataaccctcacttatgacggAAGAATACCTTTTACAAGGAAGGAAGTACTTTGAGGATTATATAAATCCCAAAACCAAAGGTCTTAcaaataccatatatataatcttaaaaattaatCCATACAATACTTATTTCGAACTATTTATCATAATAGAATAGTGTTTAAAGTGAGGCGGAGTCCTGCATAATCCAAAACATACATGCAATATAAGTGTTTGGTCAGTGAAAAACTGAGTAAAAAGAAGCCCATCAATGTAATCGAATTAGCAACCATTTAGCCGGAAGTTGTGCAACGGAAGCAAATGTGGTCTCACATCCACAGCTCCCAAATTTTCCAAACCATCAACTTTAccctaaataaaaacaattcaattatcATTACATATTCAAATACGTATATAGTTTAAAAATCATAGAAGTGTCATTCGAACTCTAAATCATATAAgcttctttttaactttatatcaTAGAAGAGTAGTTCGAACTTCAAATCATGATATTTATACCGACCTGTCAATGAAAACAATGAGACagttagaaaagaaagaaagagaattaATTTGACAACACCgagaaaatgtatatatatgtatggaaaaTAAATGAGCGAGAGGGTTCTaagaatttgtatatataaaaaatagaaattagattggcaataaaaaaaaaaaggcaattaATTCACGATCAGCAAAACAATTCCCAATGCTCACATTATAACgccaaatcatttttcattttctttttacttttattattgtttaagaaaatttgattttataactTCAATTAAAAGCTTTGAGGTTGCATGGGGCTCTCACCTGACCACCTTTCTTCATAATCTTGTTGAATGTATCCGCCATCAATAGTTATGTTGGAGACGCGAGCCACCTTGAGCcattcttctccttttttatcTTTCAACTCTTCCTTCAACACACGATCACAGTTCCTTATCTCTAAAAAACGAAGGCAGGCAGGAAAGCCCTCTTCTGGCATGTACCTGAGCTTTCGACAGTCGATGATGTCCAATTGTACAAGAGAGGTGAGGTGTTGAAACCCCTCCTTGTCCAATGATTTCAAATTTCCAATTGATTTGATACAAAGATAGGTTAGAGTGGTGGGCAGCAACAACTCCCCAGGAAATGACTCCACATGATCTTCTAATTCGTAGTCGCCGATTTTCAACCATTCAATGCGGGAGAGTGTTTCCATCCACGGGTTTGCAATGAGTTTCTTAAATGTCAAGATCTTAATTTTCTTCATATTGGAAGGCAATCCCTCTTCTGGAAACGACTCAACTTCTGGACAATTTACTAACTTCAAATAACGAAGAGACGGAAGCAATAGGTGCATTTTATCCGGCATTAACCTCAAGATCTCACAATTTTTGAGAGAAAACAGTGCAAGGTTAGGGGCACGCAATCCTCCTTTGGGAAAAGATACAAAATTAGGACATCTCCATATTCCTATTTTTGATATCACTAAATCACCTCCATGTTGTTCTAGAGATTGCAAATTCCTGCACCCCTCGATTTGAAAACTCTTCAGATTTGGGAATAGGTCTAATGGAAAGGACGTCAGAGAATCACAACAATCCTTCAAGAACAATACTTCAAGGGAAGAAAATTGTTGGTGCATGGGAAGCTCACACTTCTTACAATCATCAATCAGaagtattttcaattttgagagTAAACCATCATGTTCATCTTGTTTTGCAAGTGCAACAAATTCCAAATTATCACACCTAATTATTTTCATACTGGTAAGTACTGGGAAAGAGTCTATGGAGAGCGACTCGAGATGTTCACAATCACTAATCACAAGTTTATCTAACGAAGGAAGATAAACAGGCAACCTTCCTCTCAGCTTGGGGCATTTCTGAATATACAACCCTTTTAATTGAGAAAAagtttcaacttcattttcttcaCCCAAATGAACCCAGTTTTCCCAATTCGAAATATTCGCCAAAATCAGAATTTTCAATCTTCCAAATGGCCTCATTGAAGAATTACTAATATTTCCAGAAAACTCTGGACCCATAGTAACAACTCCATCCAATCCACCAATCAAGAGTTGATTAAGAAGAGATAGCTGCCCAAGGGGTGGCAAGGCACTACAATAATTGCAATCAATTAAAGCCAACTTAGACAATGAAGTAAGCCCTCCTATCCAATTAGGAAAACTTCTACCGCAGTAGTTCCTGAAGGAGAGACTTTTCAAGTTTTGATGCGGCTGTAGATTTTGAAGTACACCGCTTTGACTTTCCGAAATACCAATTGGAGCATTCCATTTTAACTCCAACTCCTCTAGGTAAGCCTTACCCTTCAAGATTTCCAAGGCATATTTGGTTGATCTAATATTTTGGAGATTTTCAATTAAAAGCTTTCCCCGAAGATTTAGTTTTCCCAATTCTACAATGCTAGACCCACTGTCATGTTTACTGACAACAAATTTTGACAACGTCTggagataatttaatttaccCATTTTTATCGGCATCTCCTTAATTTTGCTGGTTTGATCAATTTGAAGATGACGTAAATTAATGAGTTTCCACATATCTCTTGGCAATCTATCCAAATTCCAACACCCTGCTAACTTCAACGTTTGCAAATTGCACAAATTACATATGGAATTGGGCAACCTGTTAAATGTTGCCCCAGAAACATCCAAATAACGTAGATATTTCATCTTGCAAATTGAATCAGGCAACTTAGTAATCTCTTGGCCAATTAGGGAGAGAACTCTTAAGCACAATATTGTCCTTGGCATTTTGATTTTCCTCACCAATCCCAATGCAAGGAAAGTGCGCAATTGTTTTGCCTTGAAAAGATCCTCTTCAATCCTAAAGTTATTCAAAATTCCACTGAATAGCAAATAGCGAGTCCTCTTCCCAATTTCGTTTGAACTATCACCCACCAAGTGCGTAACGCCAAATTGCCCAGTCACGAAATTTGCCAAGTCGTTGACAAGATCATGCATTACAAAACCTGAGTTAGTTACACGACTTGTTTGTTGAAATATTGATCTTGATACAAGAGCATCAAAGTAACGCTTGCCAACATCTTCCATAGTTTCTATTTTGGATTGTTGCAGGAAGCCTTCCGCCATCCATAACAAAACTAATTGATCTTTCTCAAAAATATGATCTTTTGGGAATATCGAACAATAAGCAAAgcatctttttaaatatgaaggAAGATACTTATAACTTAACATCAAAGCTGGAAGAATGTTTGTCCCCTCCATGGGAAGATCCCATAAATTGCTTTTCAATATATTCGTCCATCTCTCGACATTTGATTCAGACCACAAGAGATCGCCAATGGCTTTGATTGCTAAAGGTAGACCTTTGCATTTTTTCACAATTTGTGTAcctatttcttttatctttggaTCTGCGTTGGAGCTACCATCACgaaatgcatgtttttcaaAAAGGGACCAGCAATCATTATTTGGTAAATGGTTTAGATAATGAGGTGGAATCGCGTGCATGGCCAATGCAACGCTTTCATTCCTTGTGGTGACAAGGATCTTACTTCCTTGAGCCCCATATTGCAAGAGTTGGCCTAGGAACTCATGATGAATGggtttctcactccaaacatCATCTAAAACAAGGAGAAATTTCTTCCCGTTCAAATTCTTCTGTAGTCTCTCTCGAAGATTCTCTGGACCCTTAGTGTCACCTGCTGACGAAGTTGCAGACTGATCTATAATTGATTTCATTACATTGAGCACAACAAATTCTTCTGAAACACAAAACCATATTTTAAGGTTGAAATGTTGTTCCACACTACTATCATTGTATACCAATTGAGCGAGGGTAGTCTTGCCGATTCCCCCCATGCCAACGATGGCAATCACGCACATTTCATTGCCACTCGCATCAGACGAGAGCAATAAGtcaattacttttttcttttcctcatcccTACCAAAAGTGTCGGACTCTCTGACAAAAGAATCGGACAACCTTTCTGGATATTGTTTTCCTCCAAGTACTCCTACTTGTAGACCCATAAAATCCTTT is drawn from Juglans regia cultivar Chandler chromosome 5, Walnut 2.0, whole genome shotgun sequence and contains these coding sequences:
- the LOC108988694 gene encoding putative disease resistance RPP13-like protein 1; translated protein: MAEVGVAFLSAILGVVFDKMVSPEVVDFMQGRKLTEGLLRKLKTAVLSVNVVLEDAEEKQLTKPFVRDWIDELKDTLYEAEDILDEIATKALRRKLDAEFQTTAGKVRNSVSVFLNPFIHRLEPKIQEVLDRLEHLAKQKDFMGLQVGVLGGKQYPERLSDSFVRESDTFGRDEEKKKVIDLLLSSDASGNEMCVIAIVGMGGIGKTTLAQLVYNDSSVEQHFNLKIWFCVSEEFVVLNVMKSIIDQSATSSAGDTKGPENLRERLQKNLNGKKFLLVLDDVWSEKPIHHEFLGQLLQYGAQGSKILVTTRNESVALAMHAIPPHYLNHLPNNDCWSLFEKHAFRDGSSNADPKIKEIGTQIVKKCKGLPLAIKAIGDLLWSESNVERWTNILKSNLWDLPMEGTNILPALMLSYKYLPSYLKRCFAYCSIFPKDHIFEKDQLVLLWMAEGFLQQSKIETMEDVGKRYFDALVSRSIFQQTSRVTNSGFVMHDLVNDLANFVTGQFGVTHLVGDSSNEIGKRTRYLLFSGILNNFRIEEDLFKAKQLRTFLALGLVRKIKMPRTILCLRVLSLIGQEITKLPDSICKMKYLRYLDVSGATFNRLPNSICNLCNLQTLKLAGCWNLDRLPRDMWKLINLRHLQIDQTSKIKEMPIKMGKLNYLQTLSKFVVSKHDSGSSIVELGKLNLRGKLLIENLQNIRSTKYALEILKGKAYLEELELKWNAPIGISESQSGVLQNLQPHQNLKSLSFRNYCGRSFPNWIGGLTSLSKLALIDCNYCSALPPLGQLSLLNQLLIGGLDGVVTMGPEFSGNISNSSMRPFGRLKILILANISNWENWVHLGEENEVETFSQLKGLYIQKCPKLRGRLPVYLPSLDKLVISDCEHLESLSIDSFPVLTSMKIIRCDNLEFVALAKQDEHDGLLSKLKILLIDDCKKCELPMHQQFSSLEVLFLKDCCDSLTSFPLDLFPNLKSFQIEGCRNLQSLEQHGGDLVISKIGIWRCPNFVSFPKGGLRAPNLALFSLKNCEILRLMPDKMHLLLPSLRYLKLVNCPEVESFPEEGLPSNMKKIKILTFKKLIANPWMETLSRIEWLKIGDYELEDHVESFPGELLLPTTLTYLCIKSIGNLKSLDKEGFQHLTSLVQLDIIDCRKLRYMPEEGFPACLRFLEIRNCDRVLKEELKDKKGEEWLKVARVSNITIDGGYIQQDYEERWSGRYKYHDLKFELLFYDIKLKRSLYDLEFE